The genomic DNA CTCAAACATCTACGTCAAGGTCGATAAGGGTGTCGATGCCCAGGTCGTTGCCGACAGGATTGACGAGAAGTATGGCGATGACATTACCACAATCACATCAGTCATGGAAATGGAGCAGATGGCGGACATGCTCAACATGCTTCAGGCATCAACATGGGCAATTTCCCTTTTGGCCATTGTTGTCGGTGGACTTGGAATAATCAACACAATGCTAATGTCAGTCTTTGAAAGGACCCGTGAAATAGGGGTGCTCAAGGCTGTCGGATGGTCAAACCGCAAGATCTTGACAATGATTGTCGGAGAGTCACTGGTCATCACAATAGTGTCTGCAATTGTTGGGTCAATAATAGGTTTTTCAGCATGCACACTATTGGGTCCGCAGATGGGCATTGAACCGTTGTTCACTCCAAAGATTTTCGCACAGGCATTTGCAATTGCCATTGTGGTTGGAATAATCGGTGGAATCTATCCTGCCCTTAAGGCTGTAAGGCTTCCTCCAACAGAGGCATTGAGGTATGAGTGAGGTGATAAGATGAATGCTGTAGAGATTAGGGACTTATATAAAAGCTATGAAGGTGGAAAGATTAAGGCATTGAACGGAATAAACCTCACAATTGCCGATGGGGAGTTCGTATCAATCATCGGGCCGTCAGGTTCAGGAAAATCAACACTTCTCAATATGCTCGGAGCACTGGATGTGCCGGATTCCGGAAGCATCAGCGTTGCGGGTGAAGACCTGGCAAGCTCAAAAAAGCTGAATGAATTCAGGGGTGAAAAAATCGGTTTCATTTTCCAGCTGCACAATCTGATTCCAAACATTTCAGTTGTGGAGAATGTGGAAATTCCGATGTACACCCAAAAGATGTCCTCAAAGGAGATGAGGCAAAAGGCATTGAAACTTCTCGATGATGTTGGTCTTAAAGATAAGGCTGACATCAAACCCAATAAGCTGTCCGGTGGTGAGCGTCAGAGGGTGGCAATTGCCCGTGCACTAGCAAATAATCCTTCAATAATATTGGCAGATGAACCAACAGGATCACTAGATTCAAAGACAAGTACTAGAATACTTCGTCAACTAATTGATTTGCATGAAGATAAGAATGTTACACTGATAATTGTAACTCATGATATGGATGTGGCCAAACTTGCAGACAGAGTTGTTGAGGTTTTGGACGGTGAGATAATATCTGCCGGTGATGAATCTTTGATTCACAGTAAAATTGATGTCTAGCATCAAATTTTACTTCTATTTTTTTTAGAATATGTTATTTTGAAATTTGATATGTGGTAATGATTAGTGATTTTATTATTTTTCAGATAAATTTATATTATCTGAAAATATAATATTAATTAAATAAAATTAAAGGGGTCTGAATATTATGGATAATATAATTGCAACAACAACATTGTATAAAAATTATCAATTGGCTATCCCTAAAGCTATACGTAATAAACTCACAGATTTAACTATAGAGGACACAATCATTGATTGGTCTATTAATGAAAATAATGAAATCATAATAAGGCCTAGAAAAAAAGTAAGTCTGGATGACGTATTGGGCATTATTGAAGATGATGATCCAAGAGATGCGGTTGAACTAAAAAGGAGTTTATACAAATGAAAAAAATTTTATTGGATTCATCATTCATCATTGCAATATTTAGAAAAAATGACCCTCTACATCAAAGAGCAATAGAGAACAGAGAAGTTTTAGATAATGAGTGTTACATCTCAAATGGAATTATATCTGAAGTAATGACAATACTTGGCCAAAAAACAAAGGATGTTGCATTAGTTAGGTTGGCATATAACTATATGAAGGATAATTTCACAATCATCAATGAATCAGATATTAACATGTACAATGATAATGTATTTTCAATATTTGAAAAATACAATAAAAACAAATTCAAATTAGGATTTATAGACTGTTCCGAAGTCGTAATATATGAATATTATGACTTGGATTATGTTGCAAGCTTTGATGGAGAATTCAAACTATTTGATGAAATTAACTTGCTTGACTTAAATTAAGAAAAAATTTAATTAATTGAAGTATTAATATAGCACTGATTTTTCTCTACAATTAGGATGGATAGATTATGAAAAAAACAAAAGTAATATGCAGTATAGGTCCGGCATCCAATTCCGTTGAGGTCATGGGCGAAATGGTCAATGGAGGTATGGATTGCGCACGTATCAATTTCAGCCATGCAACAAGGGAAGATATACTCAAAACAAGAGAGGTTGTTCGTGAAGTTAGAAAAATTTGCAACAAGCCTGTGGCCATTCTCTACGATACAAAGGGGCCGGAATTCAGAACACTTGAATTCAAAGATGACGGAGTGACCCTTGAAGAGGGTGAAACCATTCATATGAGCAAAAATTGTACTGTAGGCAATGAAAATGAATTTGGAGTCAACCACAGCGAAGCCATTGACTTCATTAATGTGGGGGACAAGGTTCTTTTGGATAATGCATTGTATGAGCTTGAAGTCATCGGGAAGAGTGACGATGCAGTTGAGCTGAAGGCATTGGGCAAGGTCAAAATCCAGGATCACAAGACCGTTAATGTTCCGGGTGTTGACTTGAAACTGGAATTCCTTAGTGATGTGGATAAAAGTGACATTGCATTTGCCGCCAAGCATTCATGTGATTACCTGGCGCTGTCATTTGTCAACACAAAAGAGGATGTTCTCGCAGCCCGCCAAATCATTGAAGATGCAGGCGGTGATGCATGCATCATTTCAAAGATTGAAAGCCGAATGGGTATTGAAAACATCGATGACATAATTGAAGCGTCCGATGGAATCATGGTTGCCCGTGGGGATTTGGGTGTTGAGGTTCCCCTTGAGGAGCTGCCGATGCTTCAAAAGGACATCATCAGAAAATGCCGTGAAAAGGGCAAGTTTGCAATTGTTGCAACAGAAATGCTTGCTTCAATGTATGAAAATCCAAGACCTTCAAGGGCGGAGGTTTCAGATGTTGCCAATGCCGTTCTGGATGGAACCGACTGTGTGATGCTTTCAGGTGAAACCACTGTCGGTAAGTATCCTGTGGCTGCCACTGAAATCATGAGCAGAATCTGTAAATATGTGGAGTCAACCATAGACTATACAAAGCATGTCGCATACAAGGGAACAATAGAAACCAGCGACACCATTGCCAAACTGGTTGTTGATGCGGTTGAATACTCCGATATCAAACTGATTGTCACACCTACCATGACAGGATTTACCGCAAGTAAAATCAGTAATTTAAGGCCAAATTCCATAATATTGGCATGCTGTCCGTCCAGCCACATTGCAGAAAAGGTGGTCCTGAACTTTGGTGTCAAGCCTGTGATAACTGAAATATTTGAAGACACTGATGAGATGGTTGAAAGCGCAAGGAAAATCGCCAGGGAAGAATTCAATCTCGATGAGGGGGATTTGATAATAATCACAGGAGGATTTCCTCTGGGTGAGTCAAGAACCACCAATTATTTGAGGATTCTTGAAGTGTGATGCAATGTTTACTTTAAAGGGCATCTCTGTGGAGTAATGTAATTTGCATTATAATTTCAAAATCTTATATTTTTCACGTATCTTGGAATATAAGATACTCTAAAAATTTCATTTTTTTTAAAAATTGTTTTCACTTTGTAATATTGCTTTCAGTTTGAAAAATTGACTTCATTTACAACAAAAACTATTTAAAACTCGTAATATATACCAATATTTGATAATATTATATTAAATTTAAAAAGGTGTATATTATGACTGAAGAAAATGAAATACAAAGAACTCTGTTGTATATTGGTGATGAGGGTGAAGTGTCAATGGATGTAATTGTTGACCCGAAAATGGAAACATTTTGGGCAACTCAAAAAACAATGGCTGAAGTATTTAATGTTAAAGTTCCAGCAATAAGTAAACATTTAAAAAATATTTTTGAAGAAGGTGAATTACAAAAAAATTCAGTTGTTTCCAAAATGGAAATAACTGCATCTGACGGCAAAAAATATAATACAAATTTTTACAATTTGGATGCTATTATATCAGTAGGCTACAGAGTAAACTCTAAAAATGCAACACACTTTAGAATATGGGCTACTAAACAATTAAAAGAATTGATAATCAAGGGATTCGTTTTGGATGATGAATTGTTGAAAAATGGTTCCAGATTTGGGATTGATTATTTCACTCAATTGCTTGAACGAGTAAGAGACATCAGGTCATCTGAGCGAAGATTCAATCAAAAGATTACAGATATCTATGCAACAAGCTTTGATTATAACAAGGATGCTCAATTGACTCGTGAATTCTTTGCAACAGTTCAAAATAAGTTAATCTATGCAGTCAGCGGTCACACTGCTGCAGAAATTATTGCTGAGAGAAGTGACAGTGAAAAAACTAATATGGGTTTGACAAATTGGAGCAATCCAAATGGTAAAATCATTTTAAGTGATGTTGTAATCTCTAAAAATTACCTTAATGAAAAAGAGTTGAAACGCTTGAATTCATTGGTTGACGGTTTTTTAACACTTGCCGAAGCGAGAGCTTTGAACGAGATTCCAATGTCAATGGGTGACTGGAAACAGGTTTTGGATGATTATATTAATTTGAATTTGCTACCGATTCTTGAAGGAAAAGGTAAAATTTCCTCAAACGATGCTAAAAAAATTGCAAAAGATGAATATGATAAATTTAAAGTCATTCAGGATAAGCATTATCAGTCCGATTTCGATAAGTTGATTATTGATATAAAAAGAGTGGAAGGTGTTAATTAGATGATTCCATGAATCATCCTTAATGCGTCAAGCAAACCGTGGCTGTATTCGATGCAACCGAATGCAGTCCTCATATCTTCCTTTTCAAGATAATATTTTGAATCGTTCCAATAGTCTATGGCCCTGTCATACACTTCCTTTTCCTTTCCCTCAAAGGTAATGTGGGCTACCTGATTCAGGTTTCTCTCCAGTTTTGCAATGTCTTTTGCTATTTTTTCAGGACTTTCCAAATCACTCATTTCAATTGCCTCCAAACATGTATGATTCTTTGGGCGACTGTAAAGTATGATAAGATTACCAGAATGTAAATGATGTATGTAAAGTAGATGTCTCCCGCAAAGTATCCTATAATTGCTCCAACCATTAAGATTATCATACGAACTGCGCGTTCAGCTATTCCGATGTTGCACTCCGCACCCTGGGATTCCGCTCTTGCCCTTACGTAACTTACTGTTATTGCTGAGTGAATCGCCAGTACACCGACAAACCAGTCACAGTATCCTCCAAATATTATTCCAATGTAGATGATTGCATCTGCAAACCTGTCCATTGTGGAGTCAAGAAACGCTCCGAATGGGGATGCCCTTCCATGGAATCTTGCAACCGCACCGTCAACGACATCAAGAAAACCTGAAAGGAGTATTGCCACGCATCCTAAAATCATGTTGTGGTTGGCAAATCCATAGGCTGCAAGCACCGCAACAAAAGGTGAGATTACAGTTACAATATTCGGATTTATGTTTAAATTTCGAGCTAACGGGTTCAATATTCTTGTTAATAATGGTCTTAAACTTTGAAGCATAATTATATATGAAGATTTCATCTAATATAAATTTAAATGAAAGTCGTAAAAACAAGTATTGATAATTTTGATGAAGATATTATTTTTGAGGCCATAAACGTCCTTGCCCGTGGTGGTGTGGTGCTGTACCCTACCGATACCGTGTATGGGCTTGGGGCAAATATTTTTGACAACAAGGCCGTAAGAAGAATTTTTGATATTAAACAGAGAAGCTTTCTGAAACCTATTTCAATACTTGTACGTGACATTGATGCAATCGATCTGGTTGCCAAAACCACACTCGGCCAGAAAAACACCATCAAAAACTATCTTCCCGGACCATACACATTCATCTTAAACAAAAGGAAGATTGTACCGAGGGTAATCACCAGCGGTCTTGTTAATGTCGGTGTAAGGGTGCCTGACTGTGAGCTGGCCTGCAGGCTTGCAAGCATTTTTCCGATAACCACCACCAGTGCCAATCTCTCTGACGATGAGGTTTTAAGCAATCCTTCAGAAATTCTCGAGCAGCTGGACTGTGAAGTGGATATGGTCATCGATGTCGGCGAGTTAAAGTCAAATCATGCCTCATCAATCGTTGATCTGACCGGTTTCAAGCCAAAAATAATAAGAAAATGAAAGAAAAGAATTAATTATTCTCTTCTTTTGATAACAACTGCAACCACTGCAATTACTATTACAATAAGGAGGATTATGATAGGATATCCTGCCTTTAAAAGGTTTGTAGCAGTATTGTTTTTAGGTGCAGTAGTGTTATTTACTTCTTTAACGTTGTTGTGCACAATTGTAGTGTTGTTTTCGATGACAGTTGTGGTATTTTTTACAATTGTAGTATCGTTTTTGACAACTTTGTTGTCTGCCTTTTTAGGTTCTGTTTTATTGTCTTTAGAGTTTTTATCATCAGTCTGATTCTTTTCAGGTGTTGCATTTCCTGAATCTGCCTGTTTGTCGTTATTTCCTGGAGTGACATTGCCCGCAGGTTGTGTGCCGTTATTGTCATCACTTTGTTTGTCGTCGGATGCAGATTCATCACCTGAAATGACTGGCTCTACAGGTTTTTTGGAAACGGTGTATCCCAGACATTCAATATGGTCTTCATCAGTTG from uncultured Methanobrevibacter sp. includes the following:
- a CDS encoding ABC transporter ATP-binding protein, which gives rise to MNAVEIRDLYKSYEGGKIKALNGINLTIADGEFVSIIGPSGSGKSTLLNMLGALDVPDSGSISVAGEDLASSKKLNEFRGEKIGFIFQLHNLIPNISVVENVEIPMYTQKMSSKEMRQKALKLLDDVGLKDKADIKPNKLSGGERQRVAIARALANNPSIILADEPTGSLDSKTSTRILRQLIDLHEDKNVTLIIVTHDMDVAKLADRVVEVLDGEIISAGDESLIHSKIDV
- a CDS encoding type II toxin-antitoxin system VapC family toxin, coding for MKKILLDSSFIIAIFRKNDPLHQRAIENREVLDNECYISNGIISEVMTILGQKTKDVALVRLAYNYMKDNFTIINESDINMYNDNVFSIFEKYNKNKFKLGFIDCSEVVIYEYYDLDYVASFDGEFKLFDEINLLDLN
- the pyk gene encoding pyruvate kinase, coding for MKKTKVICSIGPASNSVEVMGEMVNGGMDCARINFSHATREDILKTREVVREVRKICNKPVAILYDTKGPEFRTLEFKDDGVTLEEGETIHMSKNCTVGNENEFGVNHSEAIDFINVGDKVLLDNALYELEVIGKSDDAVELKALGKVKIQDHKTVNVPGVDLKLEFLSDVDKSDIAFAAKHSCDYLALSFVNTKEDVLAARQIIEDAGGDACIISKIESRMGIENIDDIIEASDGIMVARGDLGVEVPLEELPMLQKDIIRKCREKGKFAIVATEMLASMYENPRPSRAEVSDVANAVLDGTDCVMLSGETTVGKYPVAATEIMSRICKYVESTIDYTKHVAYKGTIETSDTIAKLVVDAVEYSDIKLIVTPTMTGFTASKISNLRPNSIILACCPSSHIAEKVVLNFGVKPVITEIFEDTDEMVESARKIAREEFNLDEGDLIIITGGFPLGESRTTNYLRILEV
- a CDS encoding virulence RhuM family protein, which encodes MTEENEIQRTLLYIGDEGEVSMDVIVDPKMETFWATQKTMAEVFNVKVPAISKHLKNIFEEGELQKNSVVSKMEITASDGKKYNTNFYNLDAIISVGYRVNSKNATHFRIWATKQLKELIIKGFVLDDELLKNGSRFGIDYFTQLLERVRDIRSSERRFNQKITDIYATSFDYNKDAQLTREFFATVQNKLIYAVSGHTAAEIIAERSDSEKTNMGLTNWSNPNGKIILSDVVISKNYLNEKELKRLNSLVDGFLTLAEARALNEIPMSMGDWKQVLDDYINLNLLPILEGKGKISSNDAKKIAKDEYDKFKVIQDKHYQSDFDKLIIDIKRVEGVN
- a CDS encoding DUF357 domain-containing protein; amino-acid sequence: MSDLESPEKIAKDIAKLERNLNQVAHITFEGKEKEVYDRAIDYWNDSKYYLEKEDMRTAFGCIEYSHGLLDALRMIHGII
- the pgsA gene encoding archaetidylinositol phosphate synthase, which translates into the protein MLQSLRPLLTRILNPLARNLNINPNIVTVISPFVAVLAAYGFANHNMILGCVAILLSGFLDVVDGAVARFHGRASPFGAFLDSTMDRFADAIIYIGIIFGGYCDWFVGVLAIHSAITVSYVRARAESQGAECNIGIAERAVRMIILMVGAIIGYFAGDIYFTYIIYILVILSYFTVAQRIIHVWRQLK
- a CDS encoding L-threonylcarbamoyladenylate synthase → MKVVKTSIDNFDEDIIFEAINVLARGGVVLYPTDTVYGLGANIFDNKAVRRIFDIKQRSFLKPISILVRDIDAIDLVAKTTLGQKNTIKNYLPGPYTFILNKRKIVPRVITSGLVNVGVRVPDCELACRLASIFPITTTSANLSDDEVLSNPSEILEQLDCEVDMVIDVGELKSNHASSIVDLTGFKPKIIRK